A window of the Dyadobacter pollutisoli genome harbors these coding sequences:
- a CDS encoding transmembrane 220 family protein has protein sequence MRLVKIFFGIIFVIFAYLQLNDPDSGTWIAIYSFAALACFMSIRELWPSWVFYVLAAGYIIGGILQWPPQFEGIFFGETAMRSLNIELARESLGLGICAVVMLVLGKWG, from the coding sequence ATGAGACTCGTTAAAATATTTTTTGGAATCATTTTTGTCATATTCGCGTATCTGCAACTCAATGACCCTGATTCGGGGACGTGGATCGCAATTTATAGCTTTGCCGCGCTGGCCTGCTTCATGAGTATCAGGGAGTTATGGCCTAGCTGGGTATTTTATGTTTTGGCAGCCGGCTACATTATCGGTGGTATTCTGCAATGGCCGCCACAATTTGAAGGTATTTTCTTCGGCGAAACAGCGATGAGAAGCTTAAATATTGAACTTGCCAGAGAATCGCTCGGGCTGGGGATTTGTGCAGTCGTAATGCTGGTACTTGGTAAATGGGGCTGA